From a single Sorghum bicolor cultivar BTx623 chromosome 5, Sorghum_bicolor_NCBIv3, whole genome shotgun sequence genomic region:
- the LOC8074308 gene encoding wall-associated receptor kinase 2 yields the protein MAPISVAVLLQAAAVAALMAMAALQLSAAAAAAAAAAPPPPAPAAPMIGQPGCSTICGNVSVPYPFGFGPSHCYWPGLNLTCDTGDSHHPPRLLLGDGSLRVAEISLKNRTVRVMRAGLIINITGDDLSLPGWNASLEFGRGFREHGYLLSARNELAVGGCNVMATISADIVGEETTKIISGCSSFCTYSDRGGFIYRHDEVSNKVCTGTSGCCLAPLSSGSVPVPDGVQTRWLYGGNNDTTVGESVMVFVAEQGWVDKLKQGPDTFQEVPLLLDFGVRQGLPPHSQDNSICSQDVQRMVCKSEHSQCFALDPGYVCRCKQGYDGNPYIAGGCQDIDECKLTSEEKVCFAVCTNTMGSYECICPQGTYGDPGVEAGCFYYNFDTDVRLPTVSPVPRGMPKTNCSTSCGDVSVPYPFGFGHSGCYWPGLNLTCDTSHSPPRLLLAADGTLQVVHISLRKSTVHVIHHRIRRASDVTTDVDHTVAYDDIKSVSGELLADFVLPDIGEPYALSTRNEFIVISGWDLRATLHGEHRNGSNNTDTIISQAVCSSSGGGAGGPPPVPTESQSGYCSSDGGCCHAPIISAGSTPKRVEFKALNKTVFRHRGNWSWNYALAFVSEVGLADQWHVVFNRDSFVFYMSSPIVLQWAVKKGLSETPADKSGKCPRDVVSHLCKSENSYCRQENGGFTCHCSKGYYGNPYVANGCQDVDECNPELRNPCLSGYDCKNLPGHYKCRSPRGLIIVLSAVSGPALLLLVLGTLFLLRKFKQHRTKVLKQKYFKQNRGQLLQQLVSQKADIAERMIISLDEIVKATNNFDTAREIGGGGHGTVYKGILSDLHVVAIKKSKIAIRKEIDEFINEVAILSQINHKNVVKLFGCCLETEVPLLVYEFIPNGTLYHHLHTQGQERSLSWSNRLRIATEIATSLAYLHSSVSIPIIHRDIKSSNILLDDTMTSKVSDFGASRYIPIDNTELTTRIQGTFGYLDPECFYTGRLTDKSDVYSFGVILVELLTRKKPTCSHLSNEGGGLVPHFVNLLASGNLDQIMDPQVLEEGGKEVQEVAMLAASCINLRGEERPTMRQVELTLEGLQQGSNKKYKKDDRVTEEFEIGSIRDNYSSGTSEGQRFEESSRRYSLEQEMMISARYPR from the exons ATGGCGCCAATATCTGTagctgtgctattacaagctgcggcggtggcggcgctgaTGGCGATGGCGGCGTTGCAGCTctcagcagcagctgctgcggctgcggctgcggctccGCCACCACCAGCACCGGCGGCACCGATGATTGGGCAGCCCGGCTGCAGCACCATCTGCGGCAACGTTAGCGTGCCGTACCCCTTCGGCTTTGGGCCCTCCCACTGCTACTGGCCGGGGCTGAACCTCACCTGCGACACCGGCGACAGCCACCACCCGCCGCGGCTGCTGCTCGGCGACGGCAGCCTCCGGGTGGCcgagatctctctgaagaatcgAACCGTGCGTGTCATGCGCGCCGGCTTGATCATAAACATAACCGGCGACGACCTATCTTTGCCGGGCTGGAATGCCTCGCTCGAGTTCGGCCGTGGATTCAGGGAGCACGGCTACCTGCTGTCGGCCCGGAACGAGCTCGCCGTCGGCGGGTGCAACGTGATGGCGACGATTTCCGCGGACATCGTCGGAGAAGAAACCACCAAGATCATCAGCGGCTGTTCCTCCTTCTGCACCTACAGCGACCGCGGCGGCTTCATATATCGCCACGACGAGGTATCAAACAAGGTCTGCACCGGCACGTCGGGCTGCTGCCTGGCGCCGCTCAGTTCCGGCAGCGTGCCCGTGCCCGATGGAGTACAGACAAGGTGGCTCTACGGTGGTAATAACGACACCACAGTTGGGGAGTCGGTGATGGTGTTCGTCGCGGAGCAGGGGTGGGTCGACAAGTTAAAGCAGGGGCCGGACACATTTCAGGAGGTTCCGCTTCTCCTCGATTTCGGGGTGAGGCAGGGCCTGCCGCCCCACAGCCAAGACAACAGTATCTGCAGCCAAGATGTACAACGCATGGTCTGCAAGAGCGAGCACAGCCAATGTTTTGCCCTGGACCCGGGCTATGTGTGCCGATGCAAGCAAGGTTACGACGGCAACCCTTACATCGCCGGCGGGTGCCAAG ATATCGACGAGTGCAAGTTGACTAGTGAAGAGAAAGTGTGCTTCGCTGTATGCACAAACACGATGGGGTCGTATGAGTGCATATGCCCGCAAGGAACTTACGGTGATCCCGGCGTCGAAGCTGGCTGCTTCTATTATAACTTCGACACAG ATGTGCGGTTGCCTACGGTGTCTCCGGTGCCGAGAGGGATGCCCAAGACCAACTGCAGCACTAGCTGCGGCGACGTGAGCGTGCCGTACCCCTTCGGCTTTGGCCACTCCGGCTGCTACTGGCCGGGGCTCAACCTCACCTGCGACACCAGCCACAGTCCCCCGCGTCTGCTTCTCGCCGCCGACGGCACCCTCCAGGTCGTCCACATCTCCTTGCGCAAATCCACAGTTCACGTCATCCATCACAGGATCCGGAGGGCCAGTGATGTGACCACCGACGTCGATCACACCGTGGCTTACGACGATATAAAGAGCGTCTCCGGCGAGCTTCTGGCTGACTTTGTCCTCCCAGACATCGGCGAGCCCTATGCGCTGTCGACGAGGAACGAGTTCATCGTCATCTCCGGGTGGGACTTGCGTGCCACCCTCCACGGGGAGCACAGGAACGGCAGCAACAACACCGACACTATCATCAGCCAAGCTGTCTGCAGCAGCTCCGGCGGCGGTGCTGGTGGGCCGCCGCCGGTCCCAACAGAGAGCCAAAGCGGGTACTGCTCCAGCGACGGTGGCTGCTGCCATGCGCCCATCATCTCTGCAGGCAGCACGCCCAAGAGAGTGGAATTCAAAGCGCTGAATAAGACCGTGTTTCGCCATCGTGGGAATTGGTCGTGGAACTACGCGTTGGCATTCGTCTCGGAGGTGGGGTTGGCTGATCAGTGGCACGTCGTCTTCAACAGGGATAGTTTCGTCTTTTACATGTCATCTCCCATTGTTCTACAATGGGCCGTTAAGAAAGGCTTGTCAGAGACACCTGCCGACAAGTCAGGGAAGTGCCCAAGGGACGTGGTCAGCCATCTCTGCAAGAGTGAGAACAGCTACTGCCGGCAAGAGAATGGAGGCTTTACGTGCCACTGCTCCAAGGGCTACTATGGAAACCCTTACGTCGCCAATGGATGCCAAG ATGTTGACGAGTGTAATCCGGAGCTACGCAATCCGTGCTTGAGCGGCTACGACTGCAAAAATTTGCCTGGACACTACAAGTGCCGGAGCCCACGAG GGTTAATCATTGTTTTGTCAGCTGTTAGCGGCCCGGCGCTCCTTCTTTTGGTTCTAGGTACATTGTTCCTACTACGCAAGTTTAAACAGCACAGGACAAAAGTACTGAAACAAAAGTACTTCAAGCAAAACCGTGGACAACTGTTGCAACAGCTGGTGTCCCAAAAGGCAGACATTGCAGAAAGGATGATAATATCATTGGATGAGATTGTAAAGGCCACAAACAACTTTGACACAGCTCGTGAGATTGGTGGTGGAGGGCATGGTACTGTTTATAAAGGAATCCTATCAGATCTACATGTCGTGGCCATCAAAAAGTCAAAGATTGCCATACGGAAAGAAATAGATGAGTTCATAAATGAGGTAGCAATCCTCTCACAGATCAACCATAAGAATGTGGTCAAACTCTTTGGATGTTGCCTAGAGACCGAGGTGCCATTGTTGGTGTATGAGTTTATTCCCAATGGGACCCTTTATCACCACCTTCATACTCAAGGACAAGAAAGGTCGCTGTCATGGAGCAATAGGTTGAGGATCGCAACTGAAATAGCTACTTCTCTTGCCTACCTTCACTCGTCAGTTTCCATCCCAATAATCCATAGAGACATCAAATCTAGTAACATACTTCTTGATGATACAATGACCTCAAAGGTATCCGACTTTGGAGCTTCGAGGTACATTCCAATAGACAACACAGAGTTGACAACAAGGATACAGGGAACATTTGGATACTTGGATCCAGAGTGCTTTTACACTGGTCGCCTTACCGATAAAAGTGATGTTTATAGCTTCGGTGTAATTCTCGTGGAGCTACTCACTAGGAAGAAACCAACTTGTTCACATTTGTCCAATGAAGGTGGTGGTCTTGTTCCTCATTTTGTTAATCTGCTTGCCTCTGGAAATCTTGACCAGATTATGGATCCACAAGTTCTAGAAGAAGGAGGCAAAGAAGTACAAGAAGTTGCTATGCTTGCAGCATCCTGTATAAACTTAAGAGGTGAAGAAAGGCCAACGATGCGACAGGTTGAACTTACACTAGAAGGACTTCAACAAGGTTCCAACAAAAAGTACAAGAAAGATGATAGAGTAACTGAGGAATTTGAGATTGGTAGCATTAGGGACAACTATTCATCGGGGACTAGTGAAGGGCAGAGATTTGAGGAATCTAGTAGAAGATATAgtttggagcaagagatgatgatATCAGCAAGGTATCCTAGATAA